One segment of bacterium DNA contains the following:
- a CDS encoding transglycosylase SLT domain-containing protein encodes METRERKIMDGLLILCITAGFACFALIVLPQQISKAGSAPMLSARHTSISSIIELSRPADKAGSPIKTEGIIARFVPDAEPLDPFATGTAGVPTPPSDDEFAAAGGAGAAVDDGDQETTVAYDQARANEAMQQDAPEPDLAVGDPYGDSPSRERPSYDDSGTRPAGTGRSSLVVHPQSSIALGAPSALDSGTGKRSMAWLIPPQGFEEDVAFWRDIYSRYDKDAVVLHHPRYLDIVYDVVDLRDISSNPRLNEIERERMREQRVDERKAAITGALEKIAQNPEPAGLGGEERRIYDLLTHVEESDKYRRAAREYGVRAQVGQADKFIAGLKYCNRYLGEIEKIFAAYGLPKELTRLIFVESMFNPMAMSSAGASGFWQFMRGTGKLYLRINDLYDERNDPIAATHAAAKLLLNNYEVLGSWPLAINAYNAGRGRLSQAVAQLGTRDIGKIMRNFSHPSYGFASRNFFLEFLAAYDVAEHYNRFFDNINFDEPLRYEEVTFDYHVSVPEIARLARIPLDEIAELNPHLTNRAVEGVRLLPAGTKIRVPENKGEIMIALSSRSPNSRKGPVHHVVQDGETMSSIAAIYGITPVEIMKQNRIGRSVHRGQTLKIPVR; translated from the coding sequence ATGGAAACTCGCGAACGCAAGATCATGGACGGCCTTCTCATACTTTGCATCACCGCGGGCTTCGCATGCTTCGCGCTGATCGTCCTTCCCCAGCAGATAAGCAAGGCAGGAAGCGCCCCCATGCTTTCGGCAAGACACACAAGCATCTCCTCGATAATCGAGCTCTCCCGCCCTGCCGACAAGGCCGGCTCGCCGATCAAAACAGAGGGGATCATAGCGCGCTTCGTGCCGGATGCCGAGCCTCTGGACCCGTTTGCGACGGGAACCGCGGGCGTCCCGACTCCGCCCTCTGACGACGAGTTCGCCGCGGCCGGGGGCGCAGGCGCTGCGGTCGACGACGGCGATCAGGAGACGACCGTGGCTTACGACCAGGCCCGCGCGAACGAAGCCATGCAGCAGGATGCGCCTGAACCGGACCTCGCCGTCGGGGATCCGTACGGCGACTCTCCCTCGCGCGAGAGGCCCTCATACGATGACAGCGGGACGAGACCCGCGGGCACGGGACGTTCCAGCCTCGTGGTCCATCCCCAGTCCAGCATCGCGCTCGGCGCGCCCTCTGCCCTGGACAGCGGCACCGGCAAGCGCAGCATGGCCTGGCTCATCCCGCCCCAGGGATTCGAGGAGGACGTCGCCTTCTGGCGCGACATTTACTCGCGCTACGACAAGGATGCCGTGGTCCTGCACCACCCGCGCTATCTCGACATAGTCTACGACGTGGTCGACCTGCGCGACATCTCGAGCAACCCCAGGCTCAACGAGATCGAACGCGAGCGCATGCGCGAGCAGAGGGTCGACGAGAGAAAGGCCGCGATCACGGGCGCGCTCGAGAAGATCGCCCAGAACCCCGAGCCTGCGGGGCTGGGCGGCGAAGAGCGCAGGATATACGACCTCCTCACGCACGTGGAGGAATCCGACAAGTACAGGCGCGCTGCCCGCGAATACGGCGTGCGCGCCCAGGTGGGCCAGGCGGACAAGTTCATCGCGGGACTCAAGTACTGCAACCGCTACCTGGGCGAGATCGAGAAGATATTCGCGGCCTACGGCCTGCCTAAGGAGCTCACGCGGCTCATATTCGTGGAGTCGATGTTCAACCCAATGGCGATGAGCTCGGCCGGCGCCTCCGGATTCTGGCAGTTCATGCGCGGCACGGGAAAGCTCTATCTCAGGATCAACGACCTTTATGACGAGCGCAACGACCCGATAGCCGCGACGCACGCAGCAGCCAAGCTCCTCTTGAACAACTACGAGGTGCTCGGGAGCTGGCCGCTGGCGATAAACGCGTACAACGCGGGCCGGGGGAGGCTCTCGCAGGCCGTGGCGCAGCTGGGGACCAGGGACATAGGAAAGATCATGCGCAACTTCTCGCACCCCTCCTACGGCTTTGCCTCGCGCAACTTTTTCCTCGAGTTCCTGGCGGCGTACGACGTGGCCGAGCACTACAACCGCTTTTTCGACAATATCAATTTCGACGAACCGCTGCGCTACGAGGAGGTCACCTTCGATTACCACGTCTCGGTGCCCGAGATAGCGAGGCTGGCGAGGATACCTCTCGACGAAATCGCGGAGCTGAACCCTCATCTCACCAACAGAGCCGTGGAGGGGGTAAGGCTCCTGCCGGCCGGCACGAAGATCCGCGTGCCCGAGAACAAGGGCGAGATCATGATCGCCCTCTCCTCGCGCTCGCCCAATAGCCGCAAGGGGCCGGTGCACCACGTGGTCCAGGACGGGGAGACTATGTCTTCCATCGCCGCGATCTACGGCATCACGCCCGTAGAGATCATGAAGCAAAATCGTATCGGCCGCTCAGTCCACCGCGGCCAGACCCTCAAGATTCCAGTGAGATAA
- a CDS encoding DUF6036 family nucleotidyltransferase: MKKTGRKSAATREDLLRIFGQLDDLLAKRKKKISVTAIGGVSIILQGIRDRSTADIDIANVGDAVAFQEACVGQGIPVDIVTVTSTVDFAHAPKVVLFRGKALEVNSITAEDLIKLKLERFYKQDPEDIYAIIEKTALPYERYKAIVSDMIPDFIGNPRVFLLSAMIVVETIYPENKADFEKLLRSH; encoded by the coding sequence ATGAAAAAGACAGGGCGTAAGAGTGCAGCAACGCGCGAAGACCTGCTCAGGATATTTGGACAGCTCGACGACCTGTTGGCAAAACGGAAAAAGAAGATCTCCGTCACGGCGATCGGTGGGGTCTCGATCATCCTCCAGGGTATTCGCGACCGTTCGACCGCAGACATCGACATCGCCAACGTTGGAGATGCGGTCGCGTTTCAGGAGGCCTGTGTCGGTCAAGGTATTCCGGTCGACATCGTCACCGTGACTTCCACCGTGGACTTCGCGCACGCCCCAAAGGTGGTCCTCTTTCGCGGCAAGGCGCTGGAGGTGAATTCGATAACAGCCGAGGACCTGATCAAACTCAAGCTCGAGAGGTTCTACAAACAGGACCCGGAAGACATCTATGCGATAATCGAAAAGACTGCGCTGCCGTACGAACGATACAAGGCCATAGTCTCTGACATGATCCCGGACTTCATCGGCAACCCACGCGTGTTTCTCCTCTCTGCGATGATCGTCGTCGAGACGATCTATCCTGAAAACAAGGCGGACTTTGAGAAACTGCTGAGGTCCCATTGA
- a CDS encoding DNA internalization-related competence protein ComEC/Rec2 — MLSTIFAAAFLSLALISFLIRRKFRNVSLVLALCAAFLFGAWRAQSAAAHALDLPAGAGRDAPLLCEGSVDGPLRLKEWGASFDLELSACGANEGALSSAGGSVRVNARHVPEGLADGDRVRALIAIKAPRKFDNPGAFDYARYLMSLGVGAVANARGPVMHIDQDGEALRGAVGRARKRVASAIDEAAGQPEDAILRALAIGDRSFVTQDLRDWFARSGLAHLLALSGLHVGYVALLIYLLVRASIGLVPPLVSRVPVRIMAAGLTIPAVWFYVIFTGCSISAIRAAVMLSVFLAGVMLMRRPDAFCTIAAAVIAIVAILPESTLSVSFQLSIFAVLGIATIAVPMMRWIRGSGEAPGVRRRILYWITATATVSFAATLATAPAVGYHFKMFTAVGIFANMIAVPLTGFLLQPLVLVATAVAALSPDSAAWLWSAAGSVAAVLVKSASFASSAGEPLIGRWAPSIAEVAMAYAALACVAAWKRLPYKKIMVSSLMIAMFTDVIYYRALPAFDQRLRVIYFDVGQGDSALVRFPGGENLLIDAGGIKGSSIDVGKEVLAPALLAMGVRRIDRVLLTHPHYDHYAGIVSLLKDFGPRLLWTNGLAAPEKEAGDWDVLVAAARAAGVPMVAVGEHGLREEIEGATLEISLPKDLAAEDINDTSLIVRISLRARSFLFTGDLTKEGETSLISSGIDLDSDVLKVGHHGSNDASSEEFLRAVSPEIAVISAGVGNPYGFPHKDALARIERTGARVFRTDWHGAISLTTDGDSLDVSCYSDEASAAPAD, encoded by the coding sequence ATGCTGTCCACGATCTTCGCTGCTGCGTTTTTGTCGCTCGCGCTGATCTCTTTTCTTATCCGCAGGAAATTTCGTAACGTCTCCCTGGTTCTCGCGCTCTGCGCCGCGTTTTTGTTCGGCGCGTGGCGCGCGCAGTCTGCGGCAGCGCACGCGCTCGATCTGCCTGCCGGCGCCGGCAGGGACGCGCCGCTCTTGTGCGAAGGCTCGGTCGACGGTCCGTTGCGCTTGAAGGAGTGGGGCGCGTCCTTCGATCTTGAACTTTCCGCGTGCGGCGCAAACGAGGGCGCTCTGTCTTCGGCAGGCGGCTCTGTGCGCGTGAACGCAAGGCACGTGCCCGAGGGACTTGCGGACGGAGATCGGGTGCGCGCGCTCATCGCGATCAAGGCCCCCAGGAAGTTCGACAATCCGGGAGCCTTTGATTACGCACGATATCTCATGTCGCTCGGCGTCGGCGCTGTGGCAAATGCCCGCGGGCCTGTGATGCACATCGATCAGGATGGCGAGGCTCTGCGGGGCGCGGTCGGCCGGGCCAGGAAACGCGTCGCAAGCGCGATAGACGAGGCTGCGGGGCAGCCGGAGGACGCGATCCTCAGGGCGCTGGCCATAGGCGATCGCTCGTTCGTCACGCAGGATCTCCGCGATTGGTTCGCGCGTTCGGGGCTGGCGCATCTGCTCGCCCTATCAGGGTTGCACGTGGGCTATGTGGCGCTCCTCATCTATCTCCTCGTCAGGGCGAGCATCGGCCTCGTGCCACCCCTGGTGAGCCGCGTCCCGGTGAGGATCATGGCTGCCGGGCTCACGATCCCCGCGGTATGGTTCTACGTGATCTTCACCGGATGTTCGATCTCGGCGATCCGCGCGGCCGTGATGCTGTCGGTATTCCTCGCAGGCGTGATGTTGATGCGCAGGCCGGATGCCTTCTGCACCATAGCGGCGGCCGTGATCGCGATCGTGGCGATCCTTCCCGAGTCAACCCTCTCGGTGTCGTTCCAGCTCTCTATCTTCGCAGTACTCGGCATAGCGACGATCGCGGTGCCGATGATGAGGTGGATTCGCGGGAGCGGCGAGGCGCCGGGCGTGCGAAGGCGAATCCTGTATTGGATCACAGCCACGGCGACGGTCTCCTTCGCTGCGACGTTGGCCACGGCCCCGGCAGTCGGATATCACTTCAAAATGTTCACCGCTGTCGGGATTTTCGCCAACATGATCGCAGTGCCGCTTACCGGGTTCCTGCTGCAGCCGCTGGTCCTTGTCGCTACGGCAGTGGCGGCGCTCTCGCCCGATTCAGCGGCATGGCTATGGTCCGCGGCGGGCTCCGTGGCCGCTGTCCTGGTGAAGAGCGCCTCCTTCGCCTCCAGCGCAGGTGAGCCCCTGATCGGCAGGTGGGCGCCGTCGATCGCCGAGGTGGCGATGGCGTACGCGGCCCTGGCCTGCGTTGCGGCGTGGAAGAGATTGCCGTATAAAAAGATCATGGTATCTTCGCTGATGATCGCCATGTTCACGGATGTTATATATTACAGGGCGCTGCCCGCGTTTGATCAGAGGCTCAGGGTGATTTACTTCGACGTGGGCCAAGGGGATTCGGCGCTCGTGCGCTTCCCTGGCGGCGAGAACCTGCTGATCGATGCCGGCGGTATCAAGGGATCGAGCATCGACGTGGGTAAGGAGGTGCTCGCGCCGGCGCTCCTTGCCATGGGCGTGCGCAGGATCGACCGTGTGCTGCTCACTCACCCGCACTACGATCACTATGCCGGGATCGTCTCTCTGCTTAAAGATTTCGGGCCGAGGCTCCTCTGGACCAACGGGCTCGCTGCGCCGGAGAAGGAGGCCGGAGACTGGGATGTGCTCGTCGCTGCTGCGCGCGCTGCCGGCGTGCCCATGGTCGCGGTCGGAGAACACGGTCTGAGAGAGGAGATAGAAGGGGCAACGCTCGAGATCTCCTTGCCCAAAGATCTTGCTGCCGAGGACATCAACGACACATCGCTCATCGTGCGCATATCCCTGAGGGCGCGCTCCTTCCTCTTCACCGGCGATCTAACGAAGGAGGGCGAGACATCGCTCATCTCCTCCGGGATCGACCTCGACTCGGACGTGCTCAAGGTGGGGCACCACGGGAGCAACGATGCTTCTTCCGAGGAGTTCCTGCGCGCGGTCAGTCCTGAGATAGCGGTCATCTCCGCGGGCGTTGGCAATCCGTACGGTTTTCCACACAAGGACGCGCTTGCGCGCATCGAGCGGACAGGGGCGAGGGTCTTTCGCACAGACTGGCACGGCGCGATCAGCCTGACCACGGACGGTGATTCTCTAGATGTCTCTTGTTATTCCGACGAGGCCTCTGCAGCCCCTGCTGACTGA
- a CDS encoding MGMT family protein, with amino-acid sequence MKKVTIDWDSIKGTPFQKKVWRAIATIPRGQTRSYAWLARKVGNPKAYRAVAAACGANPLAPLIPCHRVIASDGSLGGFSGGLSLKRRLLMLEGVLVK; translated from the coding sequence ATGAAGAAAGTCACGATAGACTGGGATTCGATCAAGGGCACACCCTTTCAGAAGAAGGTGTGGAGGGCGATCGCAACTATCCCGCGGGGACAAACACGCAGCTACGCGTGGCTCGCGAGGAAGGTCGGCAATCCAAAAGCGTATCGTGCGGTAGCGGCGGCCTGCGGTGCAAACCCCCTCGCCCCGCTCATCCCCTGCCACCGCGTGATCGCCTCCGACGGCTCCCTCGGCGGCTTCTCAGGGGGCCTATCATTAAAAAGAAGGCTGCTTATGTTGGAGGGTGTATTGGTGAAATAA
- a CDS encoding PDDEXK nuclease domain-containing protein gives MDTKPSGKMAVLPTEYGSFLSELKERIRKAQIRAGLAANRELVLLYWHIGNEILIRQEKAGWGAKIIDRLSADLRHTFPELKGFSPRNIKYMRAFAEAYRNAEFVQRVAAQIPWFHHCILIDKVKSGNEREWYVRKTIEHGWSRVMLVHQIESGLYQRQGKAQSNFPSTLPVAQLDLAKQVFKDPYLFDFLNIGEEAIERELEQRLLAHLRLFLLELGSGFAFVGSQYRIQVDGEDYFIDLLFYHLRLRCFIVIDLKTTDFAPEHAGKMNFYLSAVDDLLRHSDDRPTIGLILCKSKKRLVVEYALRDMQKPIGVSAYKLTRALPKELEEALPSIEALKGSLDEKS, from the coding sequence ATGGATACCAAGCCGTCAGGCAAGATGGCGGTGTTGCCAACGGAATACGGCTCCTTCCTCAGCGAGCTGAAAGAGCGAATCCGCAAGGCTCAAATCCGGGCCGGCCTTGCGGCAAACAGGGAACTCGTCCTTCTCTATTGGCATATTGGAAACGAGATACTCATTCGCCAGGAAAAGGCCGGTTGGGGTGCAAAGATCATCGACCGTCTGTCGGCTGACCTCCGGCACACCTTTCCTGAACTCAAGGGGTTTTCTCCCAGGAATATCAAATACATGCGCGCTTTTGCCGAGGCCTATCGAAATGCTGAATTTGTGCAGCGGGTTGCTGCACAAATACCGTGGTTTCACCACTGCATCCTGATCGACAAGGTCAAGTCAGGCAATGAACGCGAATGGTATGTGCGAAAGACCATCGAGCACGGCTGGTCGCGGGTAATGCTCGTCCATCAGATCGAGAGCGGTCTGTACCAGCGCCAGGGAAAGGCGCAGTCCAACTTCCCTTCGACCCTGCCGGTGGCTCAGTTGGATCTCGCTAAGCAGGTGTTCAAGGACCCCTATCTCTTCGACTTCCTGAACATCGGAGAGGAGGCGATCGAGCGTGAACTGGAGCAGCGCCTGCTTGCCCACCTGCGATTATTCTTACTGGAACTCGGTTCGGGTTTCGCCTTCGTAGGCAGCCAGTATCGAATACAGGTCGATGGCGAGGATTATTTTATAGACCTCTTATTTTATCACCTGCGTTTGCGCTGCTTCATCGTTATAGACCTCAAGACCACGGACTTTGCGCCGGAACATGCCGGCAAGATGAACTTCTACCTGTCCGCGGTGGATGACCTCTTAAGACACAGTGATGACCGGCCCACGATAGGGCTCATCCTGTGCAAATCCAAGAAGAGACTGGTCGTCGAGTATGCGCTGCGGGACATGCAGAAACCCATCGGGGTATCAGCTTATAAACTCACCAGGGCGCTTCCCAAAGAGCTTGAGGAAGCCCTGCCGTCAATTGAAGCCCTTAAAGGCTCATTGGATGAGAAGTCATAA
- a CDS encoding nucleoside phosphorylase gives MFGKTFKSAEIVSTKEGRQYHIGCAPGDVAPNILLCGDPARAHRVAGYFEEKREPILSREYVTITGIYRKMPMTVMATGMGPDNTEIAVVELSQIVENPTMIRIGSSGALRKGIELADLVISSGAVRLENTSTQFVVEGYPAVAHYEVMLALLEAARRNRFPHHLGLTATAPGFYGAQARKVPGFPPRDPELPAKLDAMNVANMEMETSCLFTLAQLRGFRAGAVCAIYANRHKNEFIDTEKKDLAEKRCIETGLAAFEVLTMMDSRRGDAPYWVPSMGV, from the coding sequence ATGTTCGGCAAGACATTCAAGTCCGCTGAGATCGTCTCCACAAAGGAGGGCCGGCAGTATCACATCGGCTGTGCGCCCGGGGACGTTGCGCCGAACATACTCCTGTGCGGCGATCCTGCGCGCGCGCATCGCGTGGCCGGCTATTTCGAGGAGAAGCGGGAGCCGATCCTCTCGCGCGAGTACGTCACCATCACCGGCATTTATCGCAAGATGCCGATGACGGTCATGGCCACCGGCATGGGGCCTGACAACACCGAGATCGCGGTCGTGGAACTCTCGCAGATTGTGGAGAACCCCACCATGATCCGGATCGGATCTTCCGGTGCGCTGAGGAAAGGCATCGAGCTCGCGGACCTCGTGATCTCCTCAGGTGCAGTCAGGCTCGAGAACACATCCACCCAGTTCGTGGTCGAGGGATATCCTGCGGTCGCGCATTACGAGGTGATGCTGGCCCTGCTCGAGGCTGCGCGCAGGAATCGTTTTCCGCATCATCTCGGCCTCACCGCCACAGCGCCCGGATTCTACGGCGCGCAGGCACGCAAGGTCCCGGGTTTTCCGCCACGCGATCCCGAGCTCCCGGCCAAGCTGGACGCCATGAACGTGGCGAACATGGAGATGGAGACATCCTGCCTCTTCACGCTCGCGCAACTTCGGGGCTTCCGCGCCGGCGCTGTATGCGCGATCTACGCCAACCGGCACAAGAACGAGTTCATCGATACTGAGAAGAAGGATCTGGCTGAGAAGCGCTGCATCGAGACTGGACTGGCTGCCTTCGAGGTTCTGACTATGATGGACTCTCGCCGCGGCGATGCTCCCTACTGGGTGCCGTCGATGGGGGTATAA
- a CDS encoding ribonuclease HII, which yields MTKPRRMRQQLLIDPQPIDTGRFETPLYESGVVHLAGVDEAGRGCLAGPVVAAAVILPRGLVISGLDDSKKLTEKERERLFDIIAKAATSTAVGCVKHDEIDRINILRAALKAMRIAVDGLSVIPEHLLIDGPWPIEHTIPQTAIKKGDALSRVIAAASIIAKVTRDRMMCDLERRYPQFKFSVHKGYGTELHMSELAKYGPTAIHRLTFRGVKKP from the coding sequence GTGACGAAGCCGCGGCGGATGAGGCAGCAGCTGCTGATTGATCCGCAGCCGATAGATACCGGAAGATTCGAGACGCCGCTCTATGAGAGCGGCGTCGTTCATTTGGCCGGCGTGGACGAAGCGGGCCGCGGGTGTCTCGCGGGCCCGGTGGTCGCGGCGGCGGTGATCCTCCCAAGGGGCCTTGTCATCTCCGGCCTCGACGATTCCAAAAAACTCACGGAGAAAGAGCGCGAACGCCTCTTCGATATTATCGCGAAGGCCGCCACCTCGACCGCTGTCGGCTGCGTAAAGCACGACGAGATCGACCGGATCAATATCCTGAGGGCGGCGCTCAAGGCCATGCGCATCGCGGTGGACGGGCTCTCCGTGATTCCCGAACACCTGCTCATCGACGGGCCCTGGCCCATCGAGCACACGATCCCGCAGACCGCGATCAAGAAGGGCGACGCCCTCTCCCGCGTGATCGCAGCCGCCTCGATCATCGCCAAAGTCACGCGCGACCGGATGATGTGCGATCTGGAGCGCAGATACCCGCAGTTCAAGTTCTCGGTGCACAAGGGCTATGGCACGGAGCTGCATATGTCCGAGCTTGCAAAATACGGTCCCACGGCGATACACAGGTTGACGTTCAGGGGAGTGAAAAAACCGTGA
- the trmD gene encoding tRNA (guanosine(37)-N1)-methyltransferase TrmD encodes MRFDIVTIFPDMFSSVLGETIIKRAREKELVEFHLHDIRDHTKDRHRTVDDTPYGGGAGMVMMAAPLVDAVEAVPRKGRCLKVLLTPQGEPFTQELANELAGFDQIVLTCGRYEGIDERARKLVAEREISIGDYILSGGEIAAMALIDAVVRLVPGVLGNEDSARDESFEAGLLEYPQYTRPEEFSGEAVPKVLLSGNHAQIRRWRRAQALLRTRARRPDLFEKIELSDEDRELLKDTSNS; translated from the coding sequence ATGAGATTCGACATCGTCACAATATTTCCGGACATGTTCTCCTCGGTCCTCGGCGAGACTATAATCAAGCGCGCGAGGGAGAAGGAGCTCGTCGAATTCCATCTGCACGACATCCGCGATCACACGAAGGACCGACACCGCACTGTGGACGACACGCCGTACGGAGGCGGCGCAGGCATGGTCATGATGGCCGCACCTCTCGTGGATGCGGTGGAGGCGGTTCCCAGGAAAGGGCGATGCCTCAAGGTCCTGCTCACGCCGCAGGGCGAACCTTTCACGCAGGAGCTGGCGAATGAGCTCGCCGGGTTCGACCAGATCGTGCTCACTTGTGGCCGCTACGAGGGGATAGACGAGCGCGCGAGGAAACTTGTCGCGGAGAGGGAAATATCGATCGGCGACTACATCCTTTCCGGCGGCGAGATAGCCGCCATGGCGCTCATCGACGCCGTGGTGAGGCTTGTGCCCGGGGTGTTGGGCAACGAGGACTCGGCCCGGGATGAATCGTTCGAGGCCGGTCTGCTCGAATATCCGCAGTACACGAGGCCCGAGGAATTCTCGGGTGAGGCGGTCCCGAAGGTGCTCCTTTCAGGTAATCATGCACAGATCAGGCGCTGGCGCAGGGCCCAGGCGCTTTTGCGGACCAGGGCCCGAAGGCCCGATCTGTTTGAGAAGATTGAGCTTTCAGACGAAGACAGGGAACTTCTGAAGGATACATCGAACAGTTGA
- the rimM gene encoding ribosome maturation factor RimM (Essential for efficient processing of 16S rRNA), whose translation MAKLILCGRIGRPVGLKGECAVHWISGEPPVAEGGEILIDDPENGSHKTYKIAALRRQGRSHFLRIEGVLDRTAAASLTNRDIFIDEGKLPELDSGEYYCHQIFGMEVVTEDGRRLGTVVKIFTAGGHDVYEVLPDGAKSGSEILIPAIDSIVLNIDVKKKRMVVRPLKGMVEE comes from the coding sequence GTGGCCAAACTCATCCTCTGCGGCCGCATCGGCCGTCCGGTAGGCCTCAAGGGCGAGTGCGCAGTCCACTGGATCAGCGGCGAGCCTCCGGTCGCGGAAGGCGGCGAGATACTGATAGACGATCCGGAGAACGGATCGCACAAGACTTACAAGATAGCGGCCTTGCGCAGGCAAGGCCGTTCTCATTTCCTCAGGATCGAGGGCGTCCTCGACAGGACGGCTGCAGCGAGCCTCACCAACCGTGATATCTTCATAGACGAGGGGAAGCTCCCCGAACTGGATAGCGGCGAATACTACTGTCACCAGATATTCGGGATGGAGGTCGTCACGGAGGACGGCCGAAGGCTTGGCACGGTCGTCAAGATCTTCACCGCGGGCGGGCACGACGTCTACGAGGTCTTGCCGGACGGCGCAAAGAGCGGCTCTGAGATACTCATCCCTGCGATCGACAGCATCGTGCTGAACATCGACGTAAAGAAAAAGAGGATGGTCGTGAGGCCGCTCAAGGGGATGGTTGAAGAATGA
- a CDS encoding KH domain-containing protein, with translation MAEEPIRELVLVMAKALVDKPDQVEVNEVEGEQTTVVELRVAKEDLGKVIGKQGRTARALRTILSAASTKIRKRSVLEILE, from the coding sequence ATGGCCGAGGAACCGATTCGGGAGCTGGTCCTGGTGATGGCAAAGGCGCTGGTCGACAAACCGGATCAGGTCGAGGTGAACGAGGTCGAAGGCGAGCAGACTACGGTGGTCGAGCTTCGCGTGGCAAAGGAAGACCTGGGCAAGGTGATCGGCAAACAGGGTCGCACCGCCCGCGCATTGCGCACCATCCTCTCAGCCGCCTCGACCAAGATTCGCAAGCGTTCCGTGCTTGAGATCCTGGAGTAG
- the rpsP gene encoding 30S ribosomal protein S16: protein MSVKIRLARRGKRHEPFYHIVVTDERNPRDCSFLEVVGTYDPKNKEKRVVGKKERIEYWLGKGAQPTETVSHLLQSLQ from the coding sequence ATGTCAGTCAAGATCAGGCTAGCGAGGAGAGGCAAGAGGCATGAGCCTTTCTACCACATCGTGGTGACCGACGAGAGAAACCCTCGTGACTGTTCGTTCCTCGAGGTCGTAGGTACCTACGATCCCAAGAACAAGGAAAAGAGGGTTGTCGGCAAGAAGGAGCGCATCGAATACTGGCTGGGCAAGGGCGCACAGCCCACGGAGACAGTGTCGCATCTGTTGCAGAGCCTGCAGTAA